The Mustela erminea isolate mMusErm1 chromosome 18, mMusErm1.Pri, whole genome shotgun sequence genome has a window encoding:
- the LOC116577330 gene encoding LOW QUALITY PROTEIN: retinal dehydrogenase 1-like (The sequence of the model RefSeq protein was modified relative to this genomic sequence to represent the inferred CDS: inserted 1 base in 1 codon), with the protein MSQKVTEKNYRKENHTTRNDSSAKLCCVALDTSFHHGAEPEMLSSGMPDLPVPLTNLTYKYTKIFINNEWHNSVSGKKFPVFNPATEEKLCEVEEGDKEDIDKAVKAARKAFQIGSPWRTLNASKRGRLIYXLADLIERDRLLLATMESMNGGKLFSSSYLMDLGSCITTLRYCAGWADKIQGRTIPIDGNFFTYTRHEPIGVCGQIIPWNFPLVMLIWKIGPALSCGNTVVVKPAEQTPLTALHVASLIQEAGFPPGVVNIVPGYGPTAGAAISSHMDIDKVAFTGSTEVGKMIKEAAGKSNLKRVTLELGGKSPCIVFADADLDNAVEFAHHGLFYHQGQCCIAASRLFVEESIYNEFVRRSVEWAKKYLLGNPLTPGVSQGPQIDKEQYEKILDLIESGKKEGAKLECGGGPWGNKGYFIQPTVFSNVTDEMLIAKEEIFGPVQQIMKFKSLDDVIKRANNTFYGLSAGIFTKDIDKAITVSSALQAGTVWVNCYSVVSAQCPFGGFKMSGNGRELGEYGLHEYTEVKTVTMKISQKNS; encoded by the exons ATGTCACAAAAGGTCACTGAGAAAAATTACCGAAAGGAAAACCATACAACTAGAAATGACAGCTCTGCCAAACTTTGCTGTGTGGCCCTGGACACATCATTTCATCATGGAGCTGAACCAGAAATGTTGTCCTCAGGCATGCCAGACTTACCTGTCCCACTCACCAATTTGACATATAAATATACGAAGATTTTCATAAACAATGAGTGGCATAATTCAGTGAGTGGCAAGAAATTTCCTGTCTTTAATCCTGCAACCGAGGAGAAACTCTGTGAAGTAGAAGAAGGAGATAAGGAGGATATTGACAAAGCAGTGAAGGCTGCAAGAAAGGCTTTTCAGATCGGCTCTCCATGGCGTACACTGAATGCTTCGAAGAGGGGGCGGCTCATCT AGTTGGCTGACTTAATTGAAAGAGATCGGCTTCTCCTGGCAACCATGGAATCAATGAATGGTGGAAAACTCTTCTCCAGTTCCTATCTGATGGATTTGGGTAGTTGCATCACAACCTTGCGCTACTGTGCAGGATGGGCTGACAAGATCCAAGGCCGCACGATACCTATCGATGGAAACTTTTTCACTTACACAAGACACGAGCCTATTGGTGTATGTGGCCAAATCATTCCTTGGAATTTCCCGCTGGTCATGCTCATTTGGAAGATAGGGCCTGCCCTTAGCTGTGGAAATACGGTGGTTGTAAAACCTGCAGAACAAACTCCTCTCACTGCTCTTCACGTGGCGTCTTTAATCCAAGAGGCAGGTTTCCCTCCTGGAGTGGTGAACATTGTCCCTGGCTACGGGCCTACTGCTGGGGCGGCCATTTCCTCCCACATGGATATAGACAAAGTGGCCTTCACAGGATCCACGGAGGTTGGCAAGATGATCAAAGAAGCCGCCGGGAAAAGCAATCTGAAGAGAGTGACCCTGGAGCTGGGGGGGAAGAGCCCCTGCATTGTGTTTGCCGACGCTGACCTGGACAATGCCGTCGAATTTGCACACCACGGCTTGTTCTACCACCAAGGGCAATGCTGCATAGCCGCATCCAGGCTTTTTGTGGAAGAATCGATTTACAATGAGTTCGTTCGACGGAGCGTTGAATGGGCTAAAAAGTACCTCCTTGGAAATCCTCTGACCCCAGGAGTCAGCCAAGGCCCTCAGATCGATAAGGAACAGTATGAAAAAATACTTGACCTCATTGagagtgggaagaaggaaggggccAAACTGGAGTGCGGTGGGGGCCCGTGGGGGAACAAAGGCTACTTCATCCAGCCCACCGTCTTCTCTAACGTTACAGACGAGATGCTCATTGCCAAAGAGGAGATATTTGGACCAGTGCAGCAAATCATGAAGTTCAAATCTTTAGATGATGTAATCAAGAGAGCAAATAACACTTTTTATGGCTTATCAGCAGGAATCTTTACCAAAGATATTGATAAAGCCATCACAGTCTCCTCTGCTCTGCAGGCTGGGACAGTGTGGGTGAATTGCTATAGCGTGGTATCTGCCCAGTGTCCCTTCGGTGGATTCAAGATGTCCGGAAACGGAAGAGAACTGGGAGAATATGGTCTCCACGAATACACAGAGGTCAAGACTGTCACAATGAAAATTTCTCAGAAGAACTCATAA